From one Geoalkalibacter halelectricus genomic stretch:
- a CDS encoding S8 family serine peptidase: MTVYRHFVTILPALIATFLLSLPASPSTAAEISPGLHAALQHASPEQPLPIILILEAPEEVPDFVRQRGGKARASLARDLRARARAREAPVEAFLHRRGITQVQSLWLIDGLALRATPTQIAELQTLIEVRALHLDEPAEPPPVEASFAHFSPRWNITRVGAPQLWEQGYAGAGQVVAVIDTGVDLAHPLLGPRWRGGSNSWFDPFDGTSEPDDFAEGQGVAHGTAVTGVVVAGEGVGVAPAAQWIAARIFHPERATRSSHIISALQWTLDPDGDPVTDDAPAVVNGSWGINAQNSCNTVYRPAIQALKAAGIAVVFAAGNAGPQAATSESPANYAESYAVGATDSLNRIAGFSSRGPSACGGGIYPDVTAPGVSIVSTDLEGGFASVSGTSFAAPHVAGVMLLLRQAFPTAPVAEIEQALRAAAVDLGLSGPDNSFGHGLIDAPAAYDYLDFTPVPELLAPETDALVDAGEVTLAWRQKPDSFGAPVENRVLVALDADFAQPLEWVAATSAPGPERPTAAAGAAGAVLLAAGLAAAGGRRRLAMRVVPAILVAALLFACGGGGGGSDQDGNLGLVVVIEDGEAEQGGDENAEFFPTDDPQVRTLTLTGLTSGATYYWKVVAENARGSQRESEVRSFTLD, translated from the coding sequence ATGACGGTTTATCGACACTTTGTCACGATTCTGCCTGCCCTGATCGCGACCTTCCTGCTTTCTCTTCCCGCCTCGCCCTCCACGGCAGCAGAAATCTCCCCCGGCCTTCATGCCGCTTTGCAGCACGCTTCGCCAGAGCAGCCGCTGCCCATCATCCTCATTCTGGAGGCGCCCGAGGAGGTGCCCGATTTTGTCCGTCAGCGCGGCGGAAAGGCGCGTGCCTCCCTGGCGCGTGACCTGCGTGCGCGGGCCCGGGCCCGGGAGGCGCCGGTGGAGGCGTTTCTGCACCGGCGCGGCATCACCCAGGTCCAATCCCTGTGGCTGATCGACGGCCTGGCCTTGCGCGCGACGCCGACGCAGATCGCCGAACTGCAAACCCTGATCGAGGTGCGGGCCCTGCACCTCGACGAGCCTGCCGAGCCGCCGCCCGTGGAGGCGAGCTTCGCGCATTTTTCGCCGCGCTGGAACATCACGCGGGTGGGCGCTCCGCAGCTCTGGGAGCAGGGTTACGCCGGTGCCGGACAGGTGGTGGCGGTCATTGATACGGGTGTCGATCTCGCTCATCCCCTGCTGGGTCCGCGCTGGCGCGGCGGGAGCAACAGTTGGTTCGATCCCTTCGACGGCACCAGCGAGCCCGATGATTTTGCCGAAGGGCAGGGCGTGGCGCACGGCACGGCGGTCACCGGTGTGGTGGTGGCGGGCGAGGGGGTAGGTGTGGCGCCCGCAGCGCAATGGATCGCGGCACGCATCTTTCATCCCGAGCGCGCGACGCGCAGCTCGCACATCATTTCCGCCCTGCAGTGGACTCTGGATCCCGACGGCGACCCGGTCACCGACGATGCGCCCGCCGTGGTCAACGGCTCCTGGGGAATCAACGCGCAGAATTCCTGCAACACCGTTTATCGCCCTGCCATACAGGCGCTTAAGGCCGCCGGCATTGCCGTGGTGTTCGCCGCCGGCAACGCCGGTCCGCAAGCCGCTACCAGCGAAAGCCCCGCCAACTATGCCGAAAGCTATGCCGTGGGTGCCACCGACAGTCTCAACCGCATCGCCGGCTTTAGTTCGCGCGGCCCCTCGGCGTGCGGCGGCGGCATCTATCCGGATGTAACGGCGCCCGGGGTGAGCATCGTCAGTACCGACCTGGAAGGCGGTTTTGCCTCGGTTTCCGGAACCTCCTTCGCCGCGCCCCACGTGGCCGGGGTGATGCTGTTGCTGCGCCAGGCATTCCCCACGGCCCCGGTGGCCGAAATCGAACAGGCTCTGCGCGCCGCGGCCGTGGATTTGGGACTCAGTGGTCCGGACAACAGCTTCGGCCACGGGCTGATCGATGCCCCGGCGGCTTACGATTATCTGGACTTCACGCCGGTGCCCGAGCTTTTGGCGCCCGAAACGGATGCCCTGGTCGACGCCGGGGAAGTGACTCTTGCCTGGCGCCAAAAGCCCGACAGCTTCGGCGCTCCGGTGGAAAACCGGGTGCTGGTGGCGCTCGATGCGGACTTCGCCCAGCCCCTGGAATGGGTAGCGGCGACCTCCGCGCCGGGTCCGGAGCGCCCAACCGCCGCAGCCGGCGCAGCCGGCGCCGTGCTGCTGGCGGCCGGTCTGGCCGCGGCGGGCGGCCGGCGGCGCCTGGCAATGCGCGTTGTGCCCGCGATTTTGGTGGCGGCCCTGCTGTTTGCCTGCGGTGGGGGCGGCGGCGGGAGCGACCAGGATGGAAATCTGGGGCTGGTGGTGGTGATTGAGGATGGGGAGGCGGAGCAAGGCGGCGATGAAAACGCAGAATTCTTCCCGACGGATGATCCGCAGGTGCGGACCCTGACTCTCACGGGACTGACCAGCGGCGCCACCTATTACTGGAAGGTGGTGGCGGAGAACGCGCGCGGCAGTCAGCGCGAAAGCGAGGTGCGCTCCTTTACCCTGGACTAG
- a CDS encoding phosphohexomutase domain-containing protein: MTAFKAYDIRGRLPDELNEDIAYRIGRAYAQLFKPREVVVGRDVRLSSASLCAALARGLTEGGADVVDIGLCGTEEVYFAVFFSKADGGIMVTASHNPMDYNGMKLVREGARPISGDSGLHEIAALVAAGDFAPVAAKGQVRGEDFKVPFVRHLLGYVDVRCLQPMKVVVNAGNGCAGPVLDLLEKQLPFEFIRVHHEPDGTFPNGIPNPLLPENRAATAEAVRAAGADLGLAWDGDFDRCFFFDAGGEFIEGYYIVGLLAENILRKHPGAKIIHDPRLTWNTIEMVRAAGGVPIQSKTGHAFIKERMRAEDAVYGGEMSAHHYFREFAYCDSGMIPWLLVLELMGTSGKPLADLVGERQTRFPASGEINRKLADPQAAVAAVEARYADAALGVDRTDGLSLEFADWRFNLRLSNTEPVLRLNVESRGDAELMRARTEELLALIDAAAAAG, encoded by the coding sequence ATGACAGCTTTTAAAGCTTACGACATTCGCGGGCGGTTGCCCGATGAGCTGAACGAGGACATCGCTTATCGCATCGGGCGCGCTTATGCGCAGCTTTTTAAGCCGCGCGAAGTGGTAGTGGGGCGTGATGTGCGCTTGTCGAGTGCTTCGTTGTGCGCGGCGCTGGCGCGGGGCTTGACCGAGGGCGGTGCGGATGTCGTGGACATCGGCTTGTGTGGCACGGAGGAGGTCTACTTCGCCGTGTTTTTCTCCAAGGCCGACGGCGGCATCATGGTGACCGCCAGCCACAATCCCATGGACTACAACGGCATGAAACTGGTGCGCGAAGGCGCGCGGCCCATCAGCGGCGACAGCGGCCTGCATGAGATCGCCGCTTTGGTCGCGGCGGGCGATTTTGCGCCGGTGGCAGCCAAAGGGCAGGTGCGTGGCGAGGATTTCAAGGTACCCTTCGTGCGCCACCTGCTCGGTTATGTCGATGTGCGCTGCCTCCAACCGATGAAGGTGGTGGTCAACGCCGGCAACGGCTGCGCCGGGCCGGTGCTCGACCTGCTGGAAAAGCAGCTGCCTTTCGAGTTCATCCGCGTGCACCACGAGCCCGACGGCACCTTTCCCAACGGCATCCCCAATCCGCTGCTGCCGGAAAACCGCGCCGCCACCGCCGAGGCGGTGCGCGCCGCCGGCGCCGACCTCGGCCTGGCCTGGGACGGGGACTTCGACCGCTGCTTTTTCTTCGACGCGGGGGGCGAGTTCATCGAGGGCTACTATATCGTCGGCCTGCTGGCGGAAAACATCCTGCGCAAGCATCCCGGCGCCAAGATCATTCACGATCCGCGTCTGACCTGGAACACCATCGAGATGGTGCGCGCGGCGGGCGGGGTGCCCATCCAGAGCAAGACCGGCCATGCCTTCATCAAGGAGCGCATGCGCGCCGAGGACGCGGTCTACGGCGGCGAGATGAGCGCCCATCATTACTTTCGCGAGTTTGCCTATTGCGACAGCGGCATGATCCCCTGGCTGCTGGTGCTGGAGCTCATGGGGACGAGCGGCAAGCCCCTGGCGGACCTGGTGGGCGAGCGGCAGACGCGTTTTCCGGCCAGCGGCGAGATCAACCGCAAACTTGCCGATCCGCAAGCGGCGGTCGCGGCCGTGGAGGCGCGCTACGCGGATGCGGCTCTAGGGGTGGATCGCACCGACGGGCTGAGCCTGGAGTTTGCCGATTGGCGTTTCAATCTGCGATTGTCCAACACCGAACCGGTGCTGCGCCTCAACGTGGAGAGTCGCGGCGATGCGGAGTTGATGCGTGCCCGGACCGAGGAGTTGCTGGCGCTCATCGACGCTGCTGCCGCGGCGGGCTGA